The following are from one region of the Littorina saxatilis isolate snail1 linkage group LG4, US_GU_Lsax_2.0, whole genome shotgun sequence genome:
- the LOC138963862 gene encoding adhesion G-protein coupled receptor G2-like, translating into MYRPNPKQASTYTRVLQAVESLGDSVSLGESGSTRIETNNTVLQVWNLTTISDSHVLGLELALDSGEVTEITDGQGRGNRSEDEGKYDNTDTAIMLPGRIARSIAQKYPGRDIRISASIFTKTSLFGSSASTVTDADSRHRHITLNSKVIALRITVDGKPKTDLAAFGKGSVTTVFTPVQSKEQSFRELSRCVFWDFALQDGKGAWSEEGCHHSDTVQGKVVCECDHLTNFAVLLALHGQESRKEKIAKIHESALSLISVVGLSLSIAGLSGTVISFIVIKKLHSSNSQQTLFNMALALLLSWVTFLAGFSRVHGHVSCILVAALLHYLILVSFMWMVIEGILLFLQFKARIGRFSRYMLKTALPAWGLPLIPVIIILAIDVNLYNGWEQYCWMSRTPFYYAFLAPIGIMVSANIVLYVLIVVSICRRRDMSHGGTSYNVISIRASIASFVVLGLSWGFAFFAIEDAGLVFQYVFTCTTAFQGILIFAIFTARDAAVRQFWLDLICRSKQVRSGSLPVMQSAPYRPVTKETSFNRSK; encoded by the exons AGTACTGCAAGCCGTAGAGTCACTTGGGGACAGCGTGTCACTGGGCGAATCAGGCTCCACTCGCATTGAAACCAACAACACCGTCCTTCAGGTCTGGAACCTGACAACAATCTCCGATTCTCACGTGCTTGGACTGGAGCTGGCGTTGGACAGCGGCGAGGTCACCGAGATCACGGacggtcaaggtcggggaaaccGATCAGAGGACGAGGGGAAATATGACAACACAGACACCGCCATCATGCTACCGGGCAGGATAGCCCGCAGTATTGCACAGA AATACCCGGGGCGAGACATTCGCATTTCTGCCAGCATATTCACCAAGACTTCGCTGTTCGGGTCCAGTGCATCCACCGTGACGGATGCTGACTCGCGCCACCGTCACATCACACTGAACAGCAAGGTGATCGCTCTTCGAATCACTGTGGACGGCAAGCCTAAAACCGACCTTGCAGCATTTGGAAAAGGATCCGTGACCACTGTATTCACCCCCGTTCAG TCAAAAGAGCAATCATTCCGAGAGCTCAGCAGATGTGTGTTCTGGGATTTCGCACTGCAAGACGGGAAGGGGGCGTGGTCAGAGGAAGGTTGTCACCATAGCGACACCGTGCAAGGAAAGGTCGTGTGTGAGTGCGATCATCTCACAAACTTCGCTGTACTACTG GCCCTGCACGGACaggaaagcaggaaagagaagaTAGCGAAGATTCACGAGTCAGCCCTCTCGCTCATCTCTGTAGTTGGCCTTAGCCTGTCCATTGCTGGTCTGTCCGGCACTGTCATCTCCTTCATTGTTATCAA GAAGTTACACAGCAGTAACTCCCAGCAGACCTTGTTCAACATGGCGCTGGCCCTTCTTCTGTCATGGGTCACGTTCCTGGCGGGATTCTCGCGTGTGCATGGCCACGTGAGCTGTATCTTGGTGGCGGCTTTGCTGCACTATTTGATCCTGGTGTCGTTCATGTGGATGGTGATAGAGGGCATCCTGCTATTCCTTCAGTTTAAAGCTAGGATCGGGAGATTCAGCAGATACATGTTGAAAACGGCTTTACCAGCCTGGG GTCTTCCTCTGATTCCAGTGATCATCATATTGGCCATTGACGTCAACCTCTACAATGGTTGGGAACAATA CTGCTGGATGTCTCGCACGCCGTTCTACTACGCCTTCCTGGCCCCTATCGGCATCATGGTCAGCGCCAACATCGTTCTCTACGTCCTCATCGTCGTCAGCATCTGTCGTCGGCGTGACATGTCCCACGGTGGGACCAGCTACAACGTCATCAGCATCCGGGCTTCTATCGCCAGCTTCGTCGTGCTGG GTCTGAGTTGGGGTTTTGCCTTCTTTGCCATCGAGGACGCGGGCCTGGTGTTCCAGTATGTGTTCACCTGCACCACCGCCTTTCAGGGGATTCTCATCTTCGCCATCTTCACGGCTCGCGACGCCGCCGTGCGCCAGTTCTGGCTGGACCTCATCTGCAGAAGCAAGCAAGTTAGGAGTGGGTCGCTTCCAGTGATGCAGTCTGCTCCGTATAGGCCGGTGACGAAAGAAACCAGTTTCAACCGCTCCAAGTGA